From Deinococcus aerophilus, a single genomic window includes:
- a CDS encoding ABC transporter permease, with protein sequence MKWTDLWSLAWRGLTRRRVRTGLTALGITVAVASMVIFLSLGEGIRKVFVNELGGIGPDIQVSLSGFTQGLAPQPNLPQSAVQDIQKLAPELGINTITPVVMTVRGSLDVTQSVVLYGLPAAQGIAAVFPNSSVAQGRVFTPADEGQGVAVVGAKAAQNLNLKAGSTLNLNRRNRATVVGVLAPESGLVDNFIFLPLTTLQRAEGAENRLSLVALKLADPRQARTTASTLSERLNLEASTQSDFLSFVERALRISDAVRFGISLIALIVGGLAVANTVMMGVFERTREFGTLRAIGARPSFVRALVLTESLLLALAGGVGGVLLGLGGIWAVNLYTQNLAGIDAAALTPRLIVLALGISLLLGLLSGLLPARSASRLNITEALGRI encoded by the coding sequence ATGAAGTGGACGGATTTATGGAGCCTGGCCTGGCGCGGGCTGACGCGGCGGCGGGTGCGCACCGGCCTGACGGCGCTGGGCATCACGGTGGCGGTGGCGAGCATGGTGATTTTCCTGTCGCTGGGCGAGGGCATCCGCAAGGTGTTCGTGAATGAGCTGGGCGGCATCGGGCCGGATATTCAGGTCAGCCTCAGCGGCTTTACGCAGGGGCTGGCGCCACAGCCCAACCTGCCGCAGAGTGCCGTGCAGGACATTCAGAAGCTGGCCCCGGAACTGGGCATCAATACCATCACTCCGGTGGTCATGACCGTGCGCGGCAGCCTGGACGTGACCCAGAGCGTGGTTCTGTACGGCCTGCCCGCGGCGCAGGGCATCGCCGCGGTGTTTCCCAACTCGTCGGTGGCCCAGGGGCGGGTCTTTACCCCCGCCGATGAGGGGCAGGGCGTGGCTGTGGTGGGGGCCAAGGCCGCGCAGAACCTCAACCTCAAGGCGGGCAGCACCCTGAACCTCAACCGCCGCAACCGGGCCACCGTGGTGGGCGTGCTCGCTCCCGAATCCGGGTTGGTGGACAACTTCATCTTCCTGCCGCTGACCACGCTGCAGCGCGCCGAGGGCGCCGAGAACCGCCTGTCGCTCGTGGCACTCAAGCTCGCCGATCCCCGGCAGGCCCGCACGACGGCCAGCACCCTCTCCGAGCGGCTGAACCTGGAGGCTTCCACCCAGTCGGATTTTCTGAGCTTTGTGGAGCGGGCGCTGCGCATCAGCGACGCCGTGCGTTTCGGTATCTCGCTGATCGCGCTGATCGTGGGTGGGCTGGCGGTGGCGAACACGGTGATGATGGGGGTCTTTGAGCGCACCCGCGAGTTCGGCACGCTGCGGGCCATCGGAGCGCGCCCCTCGTTCGTGCGGGCGCTGGTGCTGACCGAATCGCTGCTGCTGGCGCTGGCGGGCGGCGTGGGCGGGGTGCTGCTGGGACTGGGCGGCATCTGGGCTGTGAACCTGTACACCCAGAACCTAGCCGGCATTGACGCCGCCGCCCTCACGCCGCGCCTGATCGTGCTCGCGCTGGGCATCAGCCTGCTGCTTGGACTGCTCTCGGGCCTGCTGCCGGCCCGCAGCGCCAGCCGACTGAACATCACCGAAGCCCTGGGGAGGATCTGA
- a CDS encoding DUF4127 family protein, protein MLPARLAPVLTVLLAAQAGAQILLPLDSRPATRVLPALIAGLGGGTPHVPPTVLLGTAAQEANPALLAAWLSAQPADGPLIASLDALAYGGLVQSRTSPLTAAQALARLEPLRAWQARTGWPVYAFITLPREPDATDRPRNLTVVRAMLGWARQGVFAELHIAWDDALKGSPAPAEGAALAAEAAAAGLKNVRVYPGADEVLSMLAARALASQPKTVRLEYSDPAAAQAVIRYEGIPLTASAANHAAASGYGVVDAGPADLTLYVFNGGDSRQAALRISALLRRGPVAVADVEKVNLGNPRLWSDLTTLRQHANLLSLAAWGTPGNNLGTALAHAKLALSGADPVRQDALLAREYANDIIYSSEVRALLRKHVPEKDLDTPQGQAQLLQLAQNYFPLRIGNEYTLQDATLPWGRSFEWDFELKTRGP, encoded by the coding sequence ATGCTGCCTGCCCGCCTCGCCCCGGTCCTGACCGTTCTTCTTGCCGCTCAGGCCGGGGCCCAGATCCTGCTGCCCCTGGACTCACGCCCGGCGACGCGGGTGTTGCCCGCGCTGATCGCCGGCCTCGGCGGGGGCACGCCGCACGTGCCGCCCACCGTACTGCTGGGTACCGCCGCCCAGGAGGCCAACCCCGCGCTGCTCGCCGCGTGGCTCAGCGCCCAACCTGCAGACGGCCCGCTGATCGCCTCGCTGGACGCCCTGGCCTACGGGGGACTGGTGCAGTCGCGCACCAGCCCGCTGACGGCCGCCCAGGCGCTGGCCCGGCTGGAACCGCTGCGTGCGTGGCAGGCCCGGACCGGCTGGCCCGTCTACGCCTTCATCACGCTGCCGCGCGAGCCGGACGCCACCGACCGCCCGCGCAACCTGACGGTCGTACGGGCCATGCTGGGCTGGGCCCGGCAGGGCGTCTTCGCCGAGCTGCACATCGCCTGGGACGACGCCCTGAAGGGCAGCCCCGCCCCGGCCGAGGGCGCAGCGCTCGCCGCCGAGGCCGCCGCTGCCGGCCTGAAGAACGTGCGGGTTTACCCCGGCGCCGACGAGGTGCTGTCCATGCTCGCCGCCCGCGCGCTGGCTTCACAGCCCAAGACCGTGCGGCTGGAATACAGTGACCCGGCGGCAGCCCAGGCGGTCATCCGGTACGAGGGCATCCCCCTCACCGCGAGCGCAGCCAACCACGCGGCGGCCAGCGGGTACGGAGTGGTGGATGCTGGACCGGCCGACCTGACGCTGTACGTGTTCAACGGCGGCGACTCGCGGCAGGCGGCGCTGCGGATCAGCGCGCTGCTGCGCCGCGGACCGGTGGCGGTGGCCGACGTGGAGAAGGTGAACCTGGGCAACCCGCGGCTGTGGAGCGATCTGACCACCCTGCGCCAGCACGCCAATCTGCTCTCCCTGGCCGCCTGGGGCACTCCTGGCAACAACCTGGGCACCGCCCTGGCCCACGCCAAGCTGGCCCTGTCCGGGGCCGATCCCGTGCGCCAGGACGCCCTGCTTGCCCGCGAGTATGCCAACGACATCATCTACAGCTCGGAGGTGCGGGCCCTGCTGCGCAAACATGTGCCGGAAAAGGACCTCGATACTCCGCAGGGTCAGGCCCAGTTGCTGCAACTCGCGCAGAACTACTTTCCGCTGCGGATCGGCAACGAATACACGCTGCAGGACGCCACGCTGCCGTGGGGCCGTTCGTTCGAGTGGGATTTTGAACTAAAGACCCGCGGGCCGTAA
- a CDS encoding ABC transporter permease: protein MVRRIAGRDLLSTLRDRRTLGATILMPLILIPALALGLPLLLGSFIGGQQQERQKVGVVGQIPVALRTALERDEKVGGQTVRAGVTLVAVQDPRQAVQSGDVEAAVQAAGPLPTRAGGEAGTLQVYAKLSSLRTQTGAFSKVQDVVEGYNRSLTLSRLQGLGLGEDTLRPVRVQPIDASPPQEQRSGQLAFLIPLLMLQFILSGGMATAVDATAGEKERGTLESLLVSPVRRSEVVAGKLLATTVTALTSAAFSVLGFLVSGLLAAGLIKNQSGAAAELTGVMGGQLSLSVGGTFALLGLAASAALIISAVLIAIGIYARSFKEAQTYIAPLSIVIVLPAVMLQFADFLTLGGGIYAVPLFGAMLSILEIVKGSAGTAHILTAILSNLIVAVLLSLLALRSFGREEVIFRN from the coding sequence ATGGTCCGGCGCATCGCGGGGCGGGATCTGCTGTCCACCCTGCGCGACCGCCGCACGCTGGGGGCCACCATCCTGATGCCGCTGATCCTGATTCCGGCGCTGGCGCTGGGGCTGCCGCTGCTGCTGGGCAGCTTTATCGGCGGCCAGCAGCAGGAGCGCCAGAAGGTGGGGGTGGTGGGCCAGATCCCGGTGGCCCTGCGCACGGCGCTGGAGCGCGATGAGAAGGTGGGCGGGCAGACCGTGCGTGCGGGCGTCACGCTGGTTGCGGTGCAAGACCCCCGTCAGGCGGTGCAGTCGGGCGACGTGGAGGCGGCGGTGCAGGCGGCGGGACCGCTGCCCACCCGTGCGGGGGGCGAGGCAGGCACGCTGCAGGTGTATGCCAAGCTCAGCAGCCTGCGGACCCAGACCGGGGCCTTCAGCAAGGTGCAGGACGTGGTAGAGGGCTACAACCGCAGCCTGACCCTCAGCCGCCTGCAGGGGCTGGGGCTGGGTGAGGACACCCTGCGGCCGGTGCGGGTGCAGCCCATTGACGCCAGCCCCCCGCAGGAGCAGCGCAGCGGACAGCTGGCCTTCCTGATTCCCCTCCTGATGCTGCAATTCATTCTGTCGGGGGGCATGGCGACCGCCGTGGACGCCACCGCCGGGGAAAAGGAGCGCGGCACCCTGGAAAGTCTGCTCGTCTCCCCGGTGCGCCGCTCCGAGGTCGTGGCCGGCAAGCTGCTCGCGACCACCGTCACCGCCCTGACCAGCGCCGCCTTCAGCGTGCTGGGCTTTCTTGTCAGCGGGCTGCTGGCCGCCGGTCTGATCAAGAACCAGAGCGGCGCGGCGGCAGAGTTGACCGGAGTGATGGGCGGGCAGCTCAGCCTGAGCGTGGGCGGCACGTTCGCCCTGCTGGGGCTGGCCGCCAGCGCCGCCCTGATCATCAGCGCCGTGCTGATCGCCATCGGCATCTACGCGCGCAGTTTCAAGGAGGCGCAGACCTACATCGCGCCCCTGAGCATCGTGATCGTGCTGCCGGCCGTGATGCTGCAGTTCGCCGATTTCCTGACGCTGGGGGGCGGCATCTATGCCGTGCCGCTGTTCGGCGCGATGCTCTCCATTCTGGAAATCGTCAAGGGCAGCGCCGGCACCGCGCACATCCTGACCGCCATCCTTTCCAACCTGATCGTGGCCGTTCTGCTGTCGCTGCTCGCCCTACGCTCTTTCGGACGCGAGGAGGTGATCTTCAGAAACTGA
- a CDS encoding ABC transporter ATP-binding protein, protein MLDIQNVTKTYGKFTALHDIRLSAPEGEVFGLLGPNGAGKTTLLRILATLLRPTSGAAQVAGFDVVRDPEQVRRRVGVVNGGMGLPARLTGREVLRSFAGLYGMDRAATEARIHELDQRLDLGRTLDVRAGEYSTGMKQKVVIARAVIHDPAVLILDEAASGLDIFARRTLLDFVHATRAPGRLTLYSTHVMSEAEEVCDRVAILHEGRLLTVGRIPEILEHTGQDTLERAFFSLVRGTGLEDGRAV, encoded by the coding sequence ATGCTCGACATCCAGAATGTCACCAAGACCTACGGCAAGTTCACGGCGCTGCACGACATCCGCCTTAGCGCGCCCGAGGGCGAGGTCTTCGGGCTGCTCGGCCCCAACGGCGCGGGCAAGACCACGCTGCTGCGCATTCTGGCGACCCTGCTGCGGCCCACGTCCGGCGCGGCGCAGGTGGCGGGCTTTGATGTTGTGCGTGATCCTGAGCAGGTGCGCCGCCGCGTCGGCGTGGTCAACGGCGGTATGGGCCTGCCCGCCCGCCTGACAGGCCGCGAGGTGCTGCGGTCCTTTGCGGGGCTGTACGGCATGGACCGCGCGGCCACTGAGGCGCGCATTCACGAACTCGACCAGCGGCTGGACCTGGGCCGCACGTTGGATGTGCGTGCCGGCGAGTACAGCACCGGCATGAAACAGAAGGTGGTCATCGCCCGCGCGGTGATTCATGACCCGGCGGTGCTGATTCTGGACGAGGCGGCCAGCGGTCTGGACATCTTTGCCCGCCGCACGCTGCTGGATTTCGTGCATGCCACCCGTGCGCCGGGCCGGTTGACGCTGTACTCCACCCACGTCATGAGCGAGGCCGAGGAAGTCTGTGACCGCGTGGCCATTCTGCATGAGGGCCGCCTGCTGACGGTGGGGCGCATTCCCGAGATTCTGGAACACACCGGGCAGGACACTCTGGAACGGGCCTTCTTTTCGTTGGTGCGCGGCACGGGCCTGGAGGACGGCCGTGCGGTCTGA
- a CDS encoding transcriptional regulator produces MFNPPTLEDLQETRRANEKLVLGALDSKPEWVETELAKTTGLALSHLRAALASLLDQGRVRRLPGTGTRAVYGLADPGLADVPATPLTTDAEKVRDYLEGRADSALYMSEQLRMTREDVMSALSLLNAHGMVTCTFVGSLVIFRMKESQALGQEQAAPTTGKKKQVA; encoded by the coding sequence ATGTTTAACCCCCCCACCCTGGAAGATCTGCAAGAAACCCGCCGCGCCAACGAGAAACTCGTGCTGGGAGCGCTCGACAGCAAGCCCGAATGGGTCGAGACCGAACTGGCCAAGACCACCGGTCTGGCGCTGTCGCACCTGCGCGCGGCGCTGGCCAGCCTGCTCGACCAGGGCCGGGTGCGCCGCCTGCCGGGAACCGGCACCCGCGCCGTGTACGGTCTGGCCGACCCCGGTCTGGCCGACGTGCCCGCCACTCCCCTGACGACCGACGCCGAGAAGGTGCGTGACTACCTCGAAGGCCGCGCCGACAGCGCCCTGTACATGAGCGAGCAGCTGCGCATGACCCGCGAGGACGTCATGAGCGCCCTGAGCCTGCTGAACGCGCACGGTATGGTCACCTGCACCTTCGTGGGCAGCCTGGTGATCTTCCGCATGAAGGAGTCGCAGGCGCTGGGCCAGGAGCAGGCGGCCCCCACCACCGGGAAAAAGAAACAGGTCGCCTGA
- a CDS encoding cyclic-di-AMP receptor — protein MKLVLAVIQDADATALVRALSENAFEVTKLASTGGFLREGNTTLMIGVSDERLDELKRFVKQTCRTRSRLVAPSVPMGEQSEGLVNDPVEVPVGGAVMFVMGVQEFVKV, from the coding sequence ATGAAACTCGTACTCGCAGTCATTCAGGATGCCGATGCGACGGCGCTGGTCCGCGCCCTGTCGGAGAATGCCTTCGAGGTCACCAAGCTGGCGAGCACCGGCGGCTTTCTGCGCGAGGGCAACACCACCCTGATGATCGGTGTCTCCGACGAACGTCTGGATGAACTGAAACGCTTCGTCAAGCAGACCTGCCGCACCCGCAGCCGCCTGGTGGCCCCCAGCGTTCCGATGGGCGAGCAGAGCGAGGGCCTGGTCAATGACCCGGTCGAGGTGCCGGTCGGAGGCGCGGTGATGTTCGTGATGGGCGTGCAGGAATTCGTGAAGGTCTAG
- a CDS encoding Nramp family divalent metal transporter produces MTGDGWRKENLQESLSDVERIPVPYHKPPFRRFLAFLGPGALVAVGYMDPGNWATSIAGGSAYGYTLLSMVLISSLMAIYLQALTARLGIATGRDLAQACRDHFRKPAAIFLWLSAEIAIIATDLAEVIGTAIALNLLFGLPLLIGVILTVVDVLLILMLQQRGFRYIEALVITLIATIAVAFLFELIFSKPEWAPLLAGFVPSRQILDPGVLYVGIGILGATVMPHNLYLHSAIVNTRGYNRTPEGRREAIKFSTIDSTLALVFAFFINASILILAAAAFHAVGRTEVAEIQDAYKLLSPLLGVGAASILFAVALLASGQNSTLTGTLTGQIVMEGFVNIRLKPWVRRLVTRLLAIIPTVIVILIYGERGTGELLILSQVVLSLQLSFAVVPLMMFSSDKTKMGEFVINTPMKVLGWGITALIIGLNAFLLIQTFFGG; encoded by the coding sequence ATGACCGGAGACGGCTGGAGGAAGGAGAACCTTCAGGAATCCCTGAGCGACGTTGAGCGCATTCCGGTGCCGTATCACAAACCGCCCTTCCGGCGCTTCCTGGCCTTCCTGGGACCGGGGGCCCTGGTGGCAGTGGGCTACATGGACCCCGGCAACTGGGCCACCTCCATCGCGGGGGGCAGCGCCTACGGCTACACGCTGCTGAGCATGGTGCTGATCTCCTCGCTGATGGCGATCTACCTGCAGGCACTCACCGCGCGGCTGGGCATCGCCACCGGGCGCGATCTGGCGCAGGCCTGCCGCGACCACTTCCGCAAACCCGCCGCCATCTTTCTGTGGCTCTCGGCGGAGATCGCCATCATCGCCACAGACCTGGCCGAGGTGATCGGCACGGCCATTGCGCTGAACCTGCTGTTCGGGCTGCCGCTGCTGATCGGGGTGATCCTGACCGTCGTGGACGTGCTGCTGATCCTGATGCTGCAGCAACGCGGCTTCCGCTATATCGAGGCGCTGGTCATTACCCTGATCGCCACCATTGCGGTGGCCTTTCTGTTCGAGCTGATCTTTTCCAAACCCGAGTGGGCCCCGCTGCTCGCCGGATTCGTGCCGTCACGCCAGATTCTCGACCCCGGCGTGCTGTACGTGGGCATCGGCATTCTGGGGGCCACCGTGATGCCTCACAACCTGTACCTGCACTCGGCCATCGTCAACACGCGCGGCTACAACCGCACCCCGGAAGGGCGGCGGGAAGCCATCAAGTTCTCCACCATCGACTCGACCCTCGCACTGGTCTTCGCCTTCTTCATCAACGCCTCCATTCTGATTCTGGCCGCCGCCGCTTTCCACGCGGTGGGCCGCACCGAGGTCGCCGAGATTCAGGACGCCTACAAGCTGCTCTCGCCGCTGCTGGGAGTGGGGGCAGCGAGCATCCTGTTCGCCGTGGCACTGCTCGCCTCGGGACAGAACAGCACCCTGACCGGCACCCTGACCGGTCAGATCGTCATGGAAGGTTTCGTGAACATTCGCCTGAAGCCCTGGGTGCGCCGACTGGTCACGCGCCTGCTGGCCATCATTCCCACCGTGATCGTGATCCTGATCTACGGCGAGCGCGGCACCGGGGAACTGCTGATCCTGTCGCAGGTCGTCCTGTCGCTGCAGCTGTCGTTTGCGGTCGTGCCCCTGATGATGTTCAGCAGCGACAAGACCAAGATGGGAGAGTTCGTGATCAACACGCCGATGAAGGTGCTGGGCTGGGGCATCACGGCCCTGATCATCGGCCTGAATGCCTTCCTGCTGATCCAGACTTTCTTCGGCGGATAG
- the polA gene encoding DNA polymerase I, translated as MTSSSPETPAPDTLVLIDGHALAFRSYFALPPLSNSRGEATHAIVGFLRLTLRLARQRSNQIIVVFDPPVKTFRHEQFDGYKSGRAEMPSDLPAQINRVRELVDAIGFPRLEEPGYEADDVIASLTRKAEGTGMQVRIVTSDRDAYQLLDDHVRVISNDFRLIGPDEVLEKYGVTVRQWVDYRALTGDASDNIPGARGIGPKTAAKLLQEYGTLEKVYEAAHAGTLEPKGTREKLLASEKDVQFSHGLSCMVTDLPLDVQLGGQRLPGDPARLAELIEELELHAIGRDIAGLSRPEESVPDPYVEATTAVPPVPKVQPPRSEAWRAPKKGKGGVVWGYVLSREDDLTAALTGAATFEPTRDGAGIVREAPVHEPEQWQQTGAVAPTPGLFDAEQPLTKKEQKAAEKALKDAQKAADKLRAQFPATVDDAEFAGQETVTAAGAKALAAHLSVRGTVVEPGDDPLLMAYLLDPSNMNMGIVTKRYLDLAWPDDAPGRAAITAHLLGELPAQLDGARTKLYEDMERPLAAVLTRMEVRGVRLDADYLRGLAASTTARLNTLEAEIHALAGREFSIRSPQQLETVLYDELGLASGKKTKLTGKRSTAVSALEPLRDEHPVIPLLLEYRELDKLRGTYLDPLPNLINPRTGRLHTTFAQTAVATGRLSSLNPNLQNIPIRSQVGREIRKGFIADPGYCLIAADYSQIELRLLAHISGDPLMQQAFQEGADIHRRTAAQVLGLDEGGITPDQRRAAKTVNFGVLYGMSAHRLSNDLGIPYADAASFIEIYFSTYPGIRGYIDRTLDFGRTHGYVETLYGRRRYVPELTATNRNVREAGERLAYNMPIQGTASDIIKLAMVKLDRELDVLGARLLLQVHDELLIEAPEDRAGEVAQVTRELMEGAAQLSVPLAVEAGVGPNWYDAK; from the coding sequence ATGACCTCTTCCTCACCCGAGACGCCGGCACCCGACACGCTGGTGCTGATCGACGGGCACGCGCTGGCGTTTCGCTCGTACTTTGCCCTGCCGCCCCTGAGCAACAGCCGGGGCGAGGCGACGCACGCCATCGTGGGTTTTTTGCGTCTGACGCTGCGGCTGGCCCGGCAGCGCTCCAACCAGATCATCGTGGTGTTCGACCCCCCGGTCAAGACCTTCCGCCACGAGCAGTTCGACGGCTACAAATCGGGCCGCGCCGAGATGCCCAGCGACCTGCCCGCCCAGATCAACCGCGTCCGGGAACTCGTGGACGCCATCGGCTTTCCGCGCCTAGAAGAACCCGGATACGAGGCCGACGACGTGATCGCCTCGCTGACGCGCAAGGCCGAGGGCACCGGCATGCAGGTCCGTATTGTGACCAGCGACCGCGACGCCTACCAGCTGCTCGACGACCACGTGCGCGTGATCAGCAACGATTTCCGGCTGATCGGCCCGGACGAGGTGCTGGAGAAGTACGGCGTGACCGTGCGCCAGTGGGTCGACTACCGCGCCCTGACCGGCGACGCCAGCGACAACATTCCCGGTGCCCGGGGCATCGGCCCCAAGACCGCCGCCAAGCTGCTGCAGGAGTACGGCACGCTGGAAAAGGTCTATGAAGCTGCCCACGCGGGCACGCTGGAGCCCAAGGGGACCCGCGAAAAGCTGCTGGCTTCAGAAAAGGACGTGCAGTTCAGCCACGGGCTGTCGTGCATGGTGACCGATCTGCCGCTGGACGTGCAGCTGGGCGGGCAGCGGCTGCCCGGCGATCCGGCGCGGCTGGCCGAGCTGATCGAGGAACTGGAGCTGCACGCCATCGGGCGTGACATCGCGGGCCTGTCGCGGCCCGAGGAAAGCGTGCCCGATCCCTATGTGGAGGCCACCACCGCCGTTCCCCCGGTGCCGAAGGTGCAGCCGCCCCGCAGCGAGGCGTGGCGCGCTCCCAAGAAGGGAAAAGGGGGCGTGGTGTGGGGCTACGTGCTGTCGCGCGAGGACGACCTGACTGCCGCGCTGACCGGGGCCGCGACCTTCGAGCCGACCCGGGACGGCGCGGGCATCGTCCGTGAGGCCCCGGTCCACGAGCCCGAGCAGTGGCAGCAGACGGGGGCGGTGGCCCCCACACCCGGTCTGTTCGACGCCGAGCAGCCGCTGACCAAGAAGGAACAGAAGGCCGCCGAGAAGGCACTCAAGGATGCCCAGAAGGCCGCGGACAAGCTGCGGGCCCAGTTCCCGGCAACCGTGGACGACGCCGAGTTCGCAGGCCAGGAGACGGTGACGGCGGCGGGGGCCAAGGCCCTGGCGGCGCACCTGAGCGTGCGCGGCACGGTGGTGGAACCGGGGGACGACCCGCTGCTGATGGCGTACCTGCTTGATCCCTCCAACATGAATATGGGCATCGTGACCAAGCGGTATCTGGACCTGGCGTGGCCAGACGACGCGCCGGGCCGCGCGGCGATCACCGCCCACCTGCTGGGCGAGTTGCCCGCACAGCTGGACGGGGCCCGCACGAAGCTGTACGAGGACATGGAGCGGCCGCTGGCCGCCGTGCTGACCCGCATGGAGGTGCGCGGCGTGCGGCTGGACGCCGACTACCTGCGCGGGCTGGCCGCCTCCACCACCGCCCGGCTGAACACCCTGGAGGCCGAGATTCACGCACTCGCGGGCCGCGAGTTCTCGATCCGCAGCCCACAGCAGCTCGAGACCGTGCTGTACGACGAACTGGGGCTCGCGAGCGGCAAGAAGACCAAGCTGACCGGCAAGCGCTCCACGGCCGTCAGCGCCTTGGAGCCGCTGCGCGACGAGCATCCGGTGATTCCGCTGCTGCTGGAATACCGCGAGCTGGACAAGCTGCGCGGCACCTACCTCGACCCGCTGCCCAATCTGATCAACCCGCGCACCGGGCGGCTGCACACCACTTTCGCGCAGACGGCGGTGGCCACCGGCCGCCTGAGCAGCCTCAATCCCAACCTGCAGAACATTCCCATCCGCTCGCAGGTGGGCCGCGAGATTCGCAAGGGCTTCATCGCGGATCCGGGCTACTGCCTGATCGCCGCCGACTACTCGCAGATCGAGCTGCGGCTGCTCGCTCACATCTCCGGCGACCCATTGATGCAGCAGGCGTTTCAGGAAGGTGCCGACATCCACCGCCGCACCGCCGCGCAGGTGCTCGGCCTGGACGAGGGCGGCATTACCCCGGACCAGCGCCGCGCCGCCAAGACCGTGAACTTCGGCGTGCTGTACGGCATGAGCGCCCACCGCCTGAGCAACGATCTGGGCATTCCGTACGCGGACGCAGCCTCGTTCATCGAGATCTACTTCAGCACCTATCCGGGCATCCGGGGCTACATTGACCGCACGCTGGACTTCGGGCGCACCCACGGCTACGTGGAAACGCTGTATGGCCGCCGCCGCTACGTGCCCGAACTGACCGCCACCAACCGCAACGTGCGCGAGGCGGGCGAGCGGCTGGCCTACAACATGCCCATCCAGGGTACGGCGTCGGACATCATCAAGCTGGCGATGGTGAAGCTGGACCGGGAGCTCGACGTCCTGGGCGCGCGGCTGCTGCTGCAGGTTCACGACGAACTGCTGATCGAGGCCCCCGAGGACCGCGCCGGGGAGGTGGCCCAGGTCACCCGTGAGCTGATGGAGGGAGCAGCCCAGCTCAGCGTGCCGCTGGCGGTCGAGGCCGGGGTGGGACCGAACTGGTATGACGCGAAGTAG
- the glmM gene encoding phosphoglucosamine mutase yields the protein MSDRTYFGTDGVRAVAGEFPLTPAWVMTLGAAAGEVLMRRSQTGRVSVVIGKDTRQSGDMLEAALAAGLTGRGVDVIHVGVLPTPGVSYLTRHLSADAGVVISASHNPYEDNGIKFFGADGQKLSDATEHEIEAAIDEVARLRPVTGTDLGSVTNYTEAERLYIQYLSALAPDLSGLKIALDCANGAAYRVAPRVFQAAGADVFAVYTTPDGRNINRNCGSTHMDHLQTIVRNGEYDLGIAFDGDADRALFVDSRGNVVHGDHMLLLNARARGERAVVATIMSNMALEVKLQETGIPLERTAVGDRYVHERLHSQGLQLGGEQSGHILFLDLSPTGDGVLTALLTLASMKTLDTTLDALFDELTMYPQTLVNVRVGDKKAIARDETVQLAVSRAEAQLSGKGRVNLRPSGTENLIRVMVEGQDAAEIHEIARVLAGVVEERGLLTASASATS from the coding sequence ATGAGCGACAGAACCTATTTTGGCACCGACGGTGTGCGTGCGGTGGCCGGCGAATTTCCGCTGACGCCCGCCTGGGTGATGACCCTGGGCGCGGCGGCGGGCGAGGTGCTGATGCGCCGCTCGCAGACGGGCCGGGTCAGCGTGGTGATCGGCAAGGACACCCGCCAGAGCGGGGACATGCTGGAAGCGGCGCTGGCCGCGGGCCTGACGGGCCGGGGAGTGGACGTGATCCACGTGGGTGTGCTGCCCACCCCCGGCGTCAGTTACCTCACGCGGCACCTCTCGGCGGATGCGGGCGTGGTGATCAGCGCGTCCCACAACCCCTACGAGGACAACGGCATCAAGTTCTTTGGCGCAGACGGCCAGAAGCTCAGCGACGCCACCGAACACGAGATCGAGGCGGCCATTGACGAGGTGGCCCGCCTGCGCCCGGTGACCGGCACCGACCTGGGCAGCGTGACCAACTACACCGAAGCCGAGCGGCTGTATATCCAGTACCTGAGTGCCCTGGCCCCCGACCTGAGTGGCCTGAAGATCGCGCTGGACTGTGCCAACGGCGCGGCCTACCGGGTGGCCCCGCGCGTCTTTCAGGCGGCGGGTGCGGACGTGTTCGCGGTGTACACCACGCCCGACGGACGCAACATTAACCGCAACTGCGGCAGCACCCACATGGACCACCTGCAGACCATTGTCCGCAACGGCGAGTATGACCTGGGAATCGCCTTTGACGGCGACGCGGACCGCGCCCTGTTCGTGGACTCGCGCGGCAACGTGGTTCACGGCGACCACATGCTGCTGCTCAATGCGCGCGCGCGCGGCGAACGGGCGGTGGTGGCCACCATCATGTCCAATATGGCGCTGGAAGTGAAGCTGCAGGAAACGGGCATTCCGCTGGAGCGCACCGCTGTGGGAGACCGTTATGTCCACGAGCGTCTGCACAGCCAGGGGCTGCAACTCGGGGGCGAGCAGAGCGGCCACATCCTGTTCCTGGACCTGTCGCCCACCGGAGACGGCGTGCTGACCGCCCTGCTGACCCTGGCGAGCATGAAGACGCTGGACACCACCCTCGACGCGCTGTTCGATGAGCTGACCATGTACCCCCAGACCCTGGTCAATGTGCGGGTGGGAGACAAGAAGGCCATCGCGCGGGACGAAACCGTGCAGCTGGCCGTGTCCCGCGCCGAGGCCCAGCTTTCGGGCAAGGGCCGGGTCAACCTGCGTCCCAGCGGCACGGAGAACCTGATCCGGGTGATGGTGGAAGGTCAGGACGCCGCCGAGATCCACGAGATTGCCCGCGTGCTTGCCGGCGTGGTCGAGGAGCGCGGTCTGCTCACGGCGTCTGCCTCCGCAACTTCCTGA